ATCATCGTCGTGGCGAACCTGAAGCCGGCCAAGATTCGCGGGGTGGAGTCCAACGGCATGCTCCTCGCCGCAGTGGACGGTGACCAGCTTGCCCTGCTGACCGTTGACCGGCCGGTAGCACCGGGTACAGGGGTGTCGTAATTGCGCACGCGCCGAACCGAGAGCAATCCCCAGGGGCTGGTTCTGTTTGACTCCCATGTTCACCTGACCGACAACAAGTTTCTTGGCCGGGTGGGCGACGTGGTGAGACGGGCGGCTCGGTCGGGCGTGCGGGCGATGATGGTTGTCGGCCAGAATGTGCCGGACAGCTACGAAGCGGTCGAACTCACCCGGCGATACGAAGGGCTCTACTGCGCGGTCGGCGTGCATCCGCACGAGGCCGAAGGTTTCCGCGGCACCGATGCCAACGCACTGAAGGAGCTGTGCATTGAGTCCAGAATCAAGGCGATTGGCGAGATCGGTCTGGACTTCTTCCGCACGATTTCGGCCCGGCCGAGCCAGGAAATGGCTTTCGCCATCCAGATTGAGCTGGCCCGTTCTCTGGACCTCCCGATGATAATCCACATCCGCGACGCAGGCCAGCGGGCCCGGCAGATACTCGACGAGCATGGCTACTACACCGGCGTGCTGCACTGCTTTTCCGGGGAAGCGAAACTCGCCGAGTGGGCGATTGAGAAGGGGTTGTACGTCTCCTTTGCCGGTAATCTGACCTACGGCGATGAGCGGCTGGCCGGGCTGGCCAGGACGATTCCGCTGAACCGGCTGATGGTTGAGACCGATGCTCCGTATCTTGCTCCGGAGCCGCACCGGGGCAAGGCCAATGAGCCGGCGCTGATTGCGCTCACCGTCACGAAACTTGCTGGCATCATCGGCCTGACGCCAAAGGAAGCATCAAGGCTCACTTTTGAGAACGCCTGCAACTGCTTTCGCATCACTGACTGACCGAAACAGGACCATCGCCAAGAAACGCTGGCCAATGCCGACGATACCGGAACGTTGCGGCCAGCGGCCGCGGCTTCGGCCGCGCAAGTCGCTCGGCCAGGCGTTTCTCGTGTCGTCGCGCACAGCGCACG
The candidate division WOR-3 bacterium DNA segment above includes these coding regions:
- a CDS encoding TatD family hydrolase codes for the protein MRTRRTESNPQGLVLFDSHVHLTDNKFLGRVGDVVRRAARSGVRAMMVVGQNVPDSYEAVELTRRYEGLYCAVGVHPHEAEGFRGTDANALKELCIESRIKAIGEIGLDFFRTISARPSQEMAFAIQIELARSLDLPMIIHIRDAGQRARQILDEHGYYTGVLHCFSGEAKLAEWAIEKGLYVSFAGNLTYGDERLAGLARTIPLNRLMVETDAPYLAPEPHRGKANEPALIALTVTKLAGIIGLTPKEASRLTFENACNCFRITD